One window of Chitinispirillales bacterium ANBcel5 genomic DNA carries:
- a CDS encoding DUF2442 domain-containing protein, with translation MQIRTTDGRSGYFDLKPYLTADAFLPLKEVSEFIQVSNRGYFIEWPCGADLSADTLEAKMTATLQPGKTTFRVNEGPEES, from the coding sequence TTGCAGATCAGAACAACCGATGGCCGTAGCGGCTATTTCGATCTTAAGCCCTATCTCACGGCAGATGCCTTTTTGCCTCTGAAAGAGGTGTCAGAATTCATACAGGTTTCAAACCGTGGGTACTTTATTGAGTGGCCGTGTGGAGCAGATCTGTCTGCAGATACGCTGGAGGCGAAAATGACCGCAACACTTCAGCCGGGAAAAACTACTTTCAGGGTTAATGAGGGGCCGGAGGAGAGCTGA